Genomic window (Bacillus vallismortis):
GGCACATATCATGAGAGCGTTAAAACAACTCTTTCATTTTGGCTGGGAACAGGCCCTTTCGTGTTTGTTTCCTGTCGTTATTTTTGCCTCTTTGGCTATCACACAAATCATCCCTCTTCCCTTCTTGCCGCGGTATGATTGGCTGCTCATCATTTGCGTTTTCATGCAGGGGCTGATGGTGCGTTCCGGGCTTGAAACACGAGATGAATTAAAAGTAATCACCTTGTTCCACCTTATTGGGCTTGTTCTTGAACTTTTCAAAGTCCATATGGGCTCCTGGTCTTATCCAGAAGAAGGATATTCCAAAATGTTCGGGGTGCCTTTGTATAGCGGCTTTATGTACGCAAGTGTGGCCAGTTATCTTTGCCAGGCGTGGAGAAGGCTTAAGGTTGAACTGGTGAAGTGGCCGCCGTTTTTTGCAGTTGTCCCGCTTGCCGCTGCGATTTATTTGAATTTTTTTACCCACCATTATTCAATTGACATACGCTGGTGGTTATCTGGACTTGTCATCATTGTCTTTTGGAAAACATGGGTCATATACGAGGTGAATGGAACTCATTACCGTATGCCGCTTGCACTTTCTTTTGTGCTCATTGGATTTTTTATATGGATAGCGGAAAATATCGCAACGTTTTTTGGGGCTTGGACATATCCAAACCAAACCGAGGCATGGAGTCTTGTTCACCTAGGAAAGGTGAGTTCATGGCTTTTGTTAGTGATTGTTAGCTTTCTTATCGTAGCGACGTTAAAACAAGTTAAGGAACAGAATCCCACAAAGACAGAGATTGATGAACCTTTTTTAGGTTGAAGTTCTCCTAGCGTATAAAGTACCAAATAAAATGAAAAAGCAACGTTCGAATTGTTGCTTTTTTCTATTTTTAAACTCTACCGATGAGTATTCATTTTCCTCTAGGGTTAGATCATAGAATAATTGTGGAGAAATCGTCTTTGGCCATCCTTTAAGAACATCAATAAAGTCTTCGAACACTTTTTATAAAACGTCTTAAACTAAGAGTTTTTATGCTCCTCTTCTAGACTAGAATCACCTTATTACGTCTGCGGATTCAGATGACGACTGTTTTCAATATCTTGATAAACTCATGCGCCGCCGGCGTTATTTCATCAAATGAGTGCGCGATGACGCCAATATCACGGGTAATCCGGGGAATGATGTCTTTTTTGATCAATTGATGCGGAACAGATGAAAGTGTAAAGTTTGAAATAATGCCTATGCCCAAGTTATTTTTGACCATATTGATCAAGGTTTCGGCATTTTGCACAGTCAAGTTTTCCTTTAATTCAATATGGTGCTGCTGAAACGTATTTGACATTGCAATTTCATGACCGCCTTTGCAAAAAATAAGGTCATCTTGATATGTGTTGAGGTCGACATGCTTTTCCTGTTTTAATTCATCATCTTGCGGAGGGATGACCGCCACCATATAGTCGTTACGTAATAGTTGATAGTCAAACGGGTCAAATGGAGATGCCGCGATCCCAATATCAACCGTCCGATCCTCGACCCACCCTTTGATTTGATCAGAGGTCCCCTCGACCAATTCTATGCGGATCAGCGGGTAGTTTGATCTGAATGCCGCAATCGCCTGCGGCATGATATTTGTTGAAACAGCAGGAAATGAACCGATTTTCACCTTCCCGCTTAACAGCTTGTTTTCCCTGTTGGCTACTTGATATATTTTGCTTTCAATCCCCTTCATTTGCCTCGCCAGCAGCAAAATTTCCTTTCCGACGTCAGTCAGCATTAAACCATGATGTTTATCCCTGATCAATAATTTGAGCTGGAGCGAGTTTTCGAGGTTTTTTATCGCTTTGCTTACCGCCGGCTGAGAGATGAACAATTCTTTTGCCGCTTCTGTAATGTTCAATTTCTCCCCGACTTTTATAAATATGTGAAGATGGTTCATATTCATAACTATTTGGTTATACCCCCAATAATAAAAATGTATTTCAGTTATATACAAATGTAACATATGATAGAAACCAGCACGATATTTAAACAAGAAAGGCGGCTTATTAATGGTAAAAGTCATGCTGGGAATCATATCTGTCACACTTATTTGGGGCTATACTTGGGTTGCGATGAAAGTAGGAATTCATGACATTCCCCCGCTTTTATTTTCAGCATTACGTCTGTTCATCGGGGCGGTTCCTTTATTTCTCATTCTCTTCATTCAAAGAAAAAAACTTTCAATTGGAAAACAATATGTCAAAAGCTATATCGTCATG
Coding sequences:
- a CDS encoding LysR family transcriptional regulator, translating into MVMNMNHLHIFIKVGEKLNITEAAKELFISQPAVSKAIKNLENSLQLKLLIRDKHHGLMLTDVGKEILLLARQMKGIESKIYQVANRENKLLSGKVKIGSFPAVSTNIMPQAIAAFRSNYPLIRIELVEGTSDQIKGWVEDRTVDIGIAASPFDPFDYQLLRNDYMVAVIPPQDDELKQEKHVDLNTYQDDLIFCKGGHEIAMSNTFQQHHIELKENLTVQNAETLINMVKNNLGIGIISNFTLSSVPHQLIKKDIIPRITRDIGVIAHSFDEITPAAHEFIKILKTVVI
- a CDS encoding DUF817 domain-containing protein: MRALKQLFHFGWEQALSCLFPVVIFASLAITQIIPLPFLPRYDWLLIICVFMQGLMVRSGLETRDELKVITLFHLIGLVLELFKVHMGSWSYPEEGYSKMFGVPLYSGFMYASVASYLCQAWRRLKVELVKWPPFFAVVPLAAAIYLNFFTHHYSIDIRWWLSGLVIIVFWKTWVIYEVNGTHYRMPLALSFVLIGFFIWIAENIATFFGAWTYPNQTEAWSLVHLGKVSSWLLLVIVSFLIVATLKQVKEQNPTKTEIDEPFLG